The Nitrospira sp. sequence CATTGGCTTCATAGGCGCGCGATGCCCCGATCATGTTCACCATTTCTTCCATGACGTTCACATTGGGCAGACGGACAAACCCTTTTTTGTCGGCATCCGGGTGATGCGGGTCATAAATCAGTTGCCCGGGTTTGGGATCTTCCACGACCTTTGCCACGGAAACCCCTTCGAGCGCATGCGCCGATGGTCCAAGGGCGACTTGGCGGAAGGCCCGCTGAAACGCGCTGGGGACCGCCGTCGAGCGAAAGACGACGTCACGTCGCTTGTACGGACCACCCGTCGGCGTCTTGGTCGATTGCGCGTTCGCAAGATTGCTGGCAATGACATTGAGTCGTCGCCGTTGGGCGTCTAAACCGGAAACCGATACGGCCATACTGTCGGACATTTCCATACACAACCTCCTCGATGGCAGTCAGCTCTCGGCAACCATCTGTCGGACGTCAATTGTTTGTTGACGGTGATTCGTCATCGCGCATCTCGTATGGCGCTCAACAACCCCCGGAACCTGGCGGCCAGTATCGTGGTCGCCGCGTTGTACTGCATCGCGTTCTCAGATAACTTCGCCATCTCCAACTCGAGATTCACGGAGTTCGCGTCGAGAGGGAGATCCCCTGCCGGCATTTCGCTGAGCTTCCCTGTGACGGCTTGCACCCCTTGCGGCCCATGGACGCCGAAATGCCCGGACTGAGTGGCCGCCAGCATGATCGGCAGGCGCCCCTTGTGCGCAGAATGCAATTGGTCCATAAAGTTCAGCTCTGATGCGCGATAGCCTGGTGTTTCTTCGTTGGCCAGGTTCGAGGCGATCACACGTTGCCGCGCACTGCGAAGATCAAGTGTCCGTTCCAACAGTCGCATGGTTCGATCAAAAATCGTCATAGCCTTGTGCTCCCTTCAGTATGCGTCGGCGTACCGTTTGCACTTTGATTGCAACCCTAATGCCTGCTTAAACCATCCGGTTATGGCCGAGACCCCAGCTTCGTCCCTATCACACGGCTTGTCGCAGCACGTGTTGTGGTTCTCTGTTTGGCGCGAGCCGTGGCTCGGGACGAACTTGCCGACCGGCAATTCTTGCCTCCCTCATGGCGTGATGATCGACAAGGGCTGCTCGCTCTCCCGATACTCCCGCAGCTTGTTTCGTAACGTGCGGATGCTGATGCCCAATTCTTTCGCGGCGTGTGTGCGATTGTCTTTCACACGCGCCAGCGTCTTAAAGATCAATTCCCGTTCCATCTCCCACAGAGATCCGTTGGCCGGCTGTTGCGGACGGACGGGCTGCGCCGCCGTCTCATCGCTTCGCTCCGGAGGACAATGATCGGGAAGGATGGGACTCTGCCCGGCCAACAGCACCGCCCGTTCCATCACATTCTCCAACTCGCGCACGTTTCCCTTCCACGCCAGCCGTTGCAAGTGCGCGATGGCGCTCTCCGACAAGGACGGCGGAGTCAGGCCGTTCCTCGTGGCCGATTGGTTCACAAAATGCCGCGCGAGGAGAGGAATATCGGCGATGCGCTCGCGTAGCGGCGGGACGGTGATGGGAAATACGTTCAAACGATAGTAGAGATCCTCGCGAAAGCGGCCTTGTTCGACCTCGCGATAGAGCGCCCGATTCGTCGTTGCGATCACGCGGATGTTGACGGGAACCGGATCGCGGCCTCCGATCCGATCCACCTCGCGTTCTTGCAAGACACGCAGCAGCTTCGCTTGGAGGGTCAGGTTCATTTCGCTGATTTCGTCCAAGAGCAGCGTTCCGGAATGCGCCATCTCAAACTTCCCGATTTTTCTGATCAAGGCGCCGGTAAACGCGCCGCGCTCGTGGCCGAAGAGTTCGCTCTCGAGTAGTCCGTCCGGCAATGCGGCACAATTGACCGCAATGAACGGTCGATGCGCCCGTGGGCTCCTATTGTGGATGAACCGAGCCAGGAGCTCTTTTCCCGTACCGCTCTCTCCATGGATCAGCACGGTCGCTTGACTGGAAGCCACCCCTTCGATTGTGCTTAAGAGCCTGACCATGCCCGGGTCTTGAGTTAATATCGCCCGGGTGTCCGTCGGTTGGGTCGGCAGGTCTGTTCCCGCCCCTTCTTCCCGTCCCACTTTGAGGTTCACGACGACTCGCTCCAGCAAGTCCATTGAAAACGGTTTCAAGAGGTACTCGCTGGCGCCCAGCTTCATCGCCTCGACCGCCGTTTCGATCGTGCCATACGCCGTCATGAGCACGATCGTGACCTGCGGAGCGCGCGACTTGAT is a genomic window containing:
- a CDS encoding sigma-54-dependent Fis family transcriptional regulator — protein: MSDRDKNSPLPESAEENERVLIVDDDPSMRAALMETVRRLGYSVQGASDGVDAMERIVRFRPWMVLTDLRMPRLNGLDLIKEIKSRAPQVTIVLMTAYGTIETAVEAMKLGASEYLLKPFSMDLLERVVVNLKVGREEGAGTDLPTQPTDTRAILTQDPGMVRLLSTIEGVASSQATVLIHGESGTGKELLARFIHNRSPRAHRPFIAVNCAALPDGLLESELFGHERGAFTGALIRKIGKFEMAHSGTLLLDEISEMNLTLQAKLLRVLQEREVDRIGGRDPVPVNIRVIATTNRALYREVEQGRFREDLYYRLNVFPITVPPLRERIADIPLLARHFVNQSATRNGLTPPSLSESAIAHLQRLAWKGNVRELENVMERAVLLAGQSPILPDHCPPERSDETAAQPVRPQQPANGSLWEMERELIFKTLARVKDNRTHAAKELGISIRTLRNKLREYRESEQPLSIITP
- the flgB gene encoding flagellar basal body rod protein FlgB, whose amino-acid sequence is MTIFDRTMRLLERTLDLRSARQRVIASNLANEETPGYRASELNFMDQLHSAHKGRLPIMLAATQSGHFGVHGPQGVQAVTGKLSEMPAGDLPLDANSVNLELEMAKLSENAMQYNAATTILAARFRGLLSAIRDAR
- the flgC gene encoding flagellar basal body rod protein FlgC, whose amino-acid sequence is MEMSDSMAVSVSGLDAQRRRLNVIASNLANAQSTKTPTGGPYKRRDVVFRSTAVPSAFQRAFRQVALGPSAHALEGVSVAKVVEDPKPGQLIYDPHHPDADKKGFVRLPNVNVMEEMVNMIGASRAYEANVQAINATRAMWNKALEIGR